Sequence from the Dehalococcoidia bacterium genome:
TCCAAGCGCCTTGTAACCGCTGCGGAGACAAACGACGGAACTCGCCTGAATGAGGCGCGGCTCAAGGCACTGACCGGCGGCGATCCGATCTCCGCGCGCTTCCTCCACCGCGAGTACTTTAGCTTCATCCCTGAGGCGAAGTACTGGCTAGCCGTCAACTACCGGCCACGGGTGGACGACTTGTCGTACGGCTTCTGGCGGCGAGTGCGCCTGGTGCCGTTCACGTGCACCTTCATCGGCAACCAGGACAAACACCTCGCCGCCAAGCTTGTGAGAGAGCTACCGGGCATCCTGGCGTGGAGCCCTCCGAGGCTGCCTCGCCTGGCAGAGCGAGGGCCTGGGAGCGCCTGCGTCCGTGAGGGCC
This genomic interval carries:
- a CDS encoding phage/plasmid primase, P4 family — encoded protein: MFEGDEELIDFIWKAVGYSLSGDTSEQCLFICHGSGANGKSVFLGTIRALAGDYAFNAPFSTFELQNRTTIPNDVAPLASKRLVTAAETNDGTRLNEARLKALTGGDPISARFLHREYFSFIPEAKYWLAVNYRPRVDDLSYGFWRRVRLVPFTCTFIGNQDKHLAAKLVRELPGILAWSPPRLPRLAERGPGSACVREGRNRAVSQ